In Lemur catta isolate mLemCat1 chromosome 18, mLemCat1.pri, whole genome shotgun sequence, a genomic segment contains:
- the C18H3orf49 gene encoding putative uncharacterized protein C3orf49 homolog translates to MARPQLYLPEPFKVAYGKVGQCRSFQQLKKKNGSFKRKGIERWHRAVSTNLVKQNVLVPKEESSSDSDMGFHESQQNQKKNLMKKMKTAFGRMLSYKHRSKPATASKEGSTNQKEALLSNTQSLLPRIVKELPSPKLFTKPKMRTLTENATIQLDVVEAETEEITQGNTLLRARRTTKRLSVTSLPSGLQKVPYSPKKRPHFPALKKKKHGMENILRKSDLTVGKLQMQVDDLIEIVTDKSMKLLAQRHAELQQCESLGDEILQSSKQFQRISKRTMRKYKLKNVCFPFTCCCF, encoded by the exons ATGGCCCGCCCTCAGCTGTATCTACCAGAACCCTTTAAGGTTGCCTATGGGAAAGTTGGCCAGTGTCGAAGCTTCCagcaactgaaaaagaaaaatggctcattcaaaaggaaaggaattgAAAG atgGCATAGAGCTGTGTCTACCAACttagtaaaacaaaatgtattgGTCCCCAAAGAGGAATCATCCAGTGATAGTGACATGGGATTTCATGAAAGTCagcaaaatcagaaaaagaatttgatgaagaaaatgaagactgCTTTTGGGAGGATGCTGTCCTACAAACACAGAAGCAAGCCAGCAACTGCCAGCAAAGAGGGCTCCACTAATCAGAAAGAAGCCCTCCTCTCAAACACGCAGAGCCTTCTTCCTAGAATTGTCAAGGAGCTTCCGTCTCCCAAGTTATTTACCAAACCAAAAATGAGAACGCTCACAGAGAATG CGACTATACAACTTGATGTTGTagaagcagagacagaggagATAACCCAAGGAAATACACTCCTTCGGGCCAGGAGGACCACCAAGCGGTTATCTGTGACATCTCTTCCTTCAGGACTGCAAAAG gtTCCATATTCACCAAAAAAGAGACCACACTTTccagcacttaaaaaaaagaaacatggaatGGAAAACATCCTCCGAAAATCAGACTTGACAGTAGGAAAGCTTCAAATGCAG GTGGATGACCTTATAGAAATAGTGACTGATAAATCCATGAAGCTATTGGCCCAAAGACACGCAGAGCTGCAACAGTGTGAGTCTCTAGGGGATGAAATTCTTCAGTCTTCTAAACAGTTCCAGAGGATATCCAAGAGAACCATGAGGAAGTATAAATTGAAAAATGTGTGTTTCCCATTTACCTGTTGCTGCTTCTGA